The Daucus carota subsp. sativus chromosome 2, DH1 v3.0, whole genome shotgun sequence genome includes a window with the following:
- the LOC108206217 gene encoding pumilio homolog 4 yields the protein MVNGNQRDVLTNANVGSNINGVIMRGSNRNLENSNMESELELLLRGRHNRGAIGPERDVNMYRSGSAPPTVEGSLTAAGSLFHNQNFVLVDNNSNNTSGSSTVNGALTEEEIRSHPAYLSYYYSHENHNPRLPPPLMSKEDWRVAQRFQLGGSSFGGIGDLRKNMVDDGVGSLFSMQPGMPVKSTAEDDLMELRKTAARNNISRKNSAEFVDRGSDGVVVGPRAGMGMRRKSFADILQEGIEQPSSLSGHQSRLANRSSFGEIEDASSVSRSHSLEFFNGPTASERLHPGAAATGLPRVQHHGSQLPNSFASAVGSSLSRNRTPDTHLAGRSLSPSIASVSSRNSLVDDKIGRSSLNHSSSMTELSDVAASLSGLSLSKHDLDPLQTQLAHRFDKQCGKQSNMSNGYGQSLPQSNEVSRAEKLGLATNYVDLLKENGLATDMNAVKLGLNEQAIFPRRTSSSANLQSKLNSSRNANFENPNMHYLAENYPQPDFQGHLQTGYFTDQELKAMISNQLNAAATLSNTGMVRNLRSGNQAGFDLHSPVMDPRYIQYLQQSSEHAMHAAALCDPSRRGNASGPSFGHGDLQSLQKAYLATLVAQQKPQFDLGKNGRLNHQYYANSSFGPMTYQGNLIPNTVPSFGTKGPLLQDDRISNYTSMLQNQMGGSSGSWHSETGMNMERNFASSLLEEIKNNKSKSFELLDVVDHVVDFSKDQYGSRFIQQKLETATEEEKMKIFSEIIPHARSLITDVFGNYVIQKFFEHGTERERKELASQLIGHVLPLSLQIYGCRVIQKALEVVDVDQQTKLVAELDGSIMKCVRDQNGNHVIQKCIEYVPQDRIQFVISSFFGEVVSLSTHPYGCRVIQRVLEHCDDPKTQQIIMDEIMNSVCTLAQDQYGNYVIQHVLQHGKPHERSIIIEKLAGQIVKMSQQKFASNVVEKCLTFGGPEERQLLVNEMLGSTDENEPLQAMMKDQFGNYVVQKVLETCDDHSREIILSRIKVHLNALKRYTYGKHIVSRVEKLVTAGERHIALSSSNSSRGISS from the exons ATGGTGAATGGGAATCAAAGAGATGTGCTTACTAATGCAAATGTAGGAAGTAATATAAATGGTGTGATTATGAGGGGTTCAAACAGGAATTTGGAGAATAGTAACATGGAGAGTGAGCTTGAGTTGCTGCTGAGAGGACGGCATAATCGAGGCGCGATTGGACCGGAGAGGGATGTGAACATGTACAGGAGTGGCAGTGCTCCACCAACTGTGGAAGGGTCTTTGACTGCTGCAGGCAGTTTGTTtcataatcaaaattttgttcTGGTTgacaataatagtaataatactAGTGGTAGTAGTACAGTTAATGGTGCTTTAACGGAAGAAGAAATTAGGTCTCATCCAGCATACTTGTCGTACTATTATTCACATGAAAATCATAATCCTAGACTACCCCCGCCTTTGATGTCGAAAGAGGATTGGCGAGTTGCACAGAGGTTTCAATTAGGGGGGTCTTCGTTTGGTGGTATAGGGGACCTAAGGAAGAATATGGTTGATGATGGAGTTGGTTCGTTGTTCTCAATGCAGCCAGGTATGCCTGTAAAGAGTACTGCCGAAGATGATCTAATGGAATTGAGAAAGACTGCTGCTAGGAATAATATATCACGGAAGAACTCTGCTGAGTTTGTAGACAGAGGGTCTGATGGGGTAGTTGTGGGACCGAGAGCTGGAATGGGTATGCGCAGGAAGAGTTTTGCTGACATACTTCAG GAAGGAATCGAGCAACCATCTTCCTTGTCAGGTCATCAGTCACGACTTGCAAATCGTAGTTCATTTGGTGAAATTGAAGATGCAAGCAGTGTCTCTAGATCTCATTCACTAGAGTTTTTTAATGGACCAACAGCCTCTGAGAGACTGCATCCTGGGGCAGCTGCCACAGGTCTTCCTAGAGTCCAACACCATGGTTCTCAACTGCCTAATTCTTTTGCATCTGCTGTGGGATCATCTTTGTCAAGAAATAGAACACCCGATACACATCTGGCTGGGAGATCTTTAAGCCCTAGCATTGCTTCTGTAAGTAGTAGGAATTCGCTTGTTGACGATAAGATTGGCAGAAGTTCCCTTAATCATTCTTCTAGTATGACTGAACTTTCTGATGTGGCTGCCTCTTTATCTGGCTTAAGTCTTTCAAAACATGACCTGGATCCCTTACAAACACAGCTCGCTCATAGATTTGATAAGCAATGCGGAAAACAGTCTAATATGTCAAATGGCTATGGTCAGAGCTTGCCACAATCCAATGAAGTGTCAAGAGCTGAGAAGTTAGGTCTTGCTACCAACTATGTTGATTTACTAAAGGAAAATGGACTTGCGACAGATATGAATGCAGTGAAGCTAGGTTTAAATGAACAAGCGATCTTCCCAAGACGAACATCTTCCTCTGCCAACCTGCAATCAAAGTTGAACTCTTCCCGCAATGCAAATTTTGAAAATCCTAACATGCACTACCTAGCCGAGAACTACCCTCAACCGGATTTTCAGGGTCATCTGCAGACTGGGTATTTTACTGATCAGGAGCTAAAAGCAATGATCAGTAATCAACTTAATGCAG CTGCAACTTTGAGTAATACTGGAATGGTTCGGAATTTAAGAAGTGGAAACCAGGCTGGGTTTGACCTTCATTCACCAGTCATGGATCCCCGCTATATTCAGTACTTGCAGCAATCTTCCGAACATGCAATGCATGCTGCAGCTCTCTGTGATCCTTCTCGGCGTGGAAATGCTTCAGGGCCTTCCTTTGGTCATGGAGATCTGCAAAGTCTTCAGAAAGCATATCTTGCCACACTGGTCGCTCAACAGAAGCCACAATTTGACTTGGGTAAGAACGGCCGCTTAAACCATCAGTACTATGCGAATTCGTCATTTGGCCCTATGACATACCAAGGAAACTTGATTCCAAATACTGTACCTTCCTTTGGAACCAAAGGTCCTCTGCTTCAAGATGACAGAATTTCAAATTATACATCCATGCTGCAAAATCAAATGGGAGGATCTTCAGGGTCATGGCATTCTGAAACTGGAATGAACATGGAAAGAAATTTTGCATCATCGCTACTGGAAGAGATCAAAAACAACAAATCCAagtcttttgaacttttggatGTTGTTGATCACGTTGTTGATTTCAG CAAGGATCAGTATGGTAGCCGGTTTATTCAGCAGAAACTTGAAACTGCCACAGAGGAAGAAAAGATGAAGATTTTCTCAGAAATAATTCCTCATGCTCGTAGTTTGATTACTgatgtctttgggaattatgtCATACAGAAA TTTTTTGAGCATGGCACTGAAAGGGAAAGGAAAGAGTTGGCTAGTCAACTTATTGGTCATGTTTTGCCTCTGAGTCTACAAATATATGGTTGCAGAGTTATCCAAAAG GCCTTGGAGGTGGTTGATGTTGATCAGCAAACCAAACTAGTCGCAGAGCTTGATGGTTCCATAATGAAATGTGTTCGTGATCAGAATGGGAATCATGTTATACAAAAGTGTATTGAATATGTTCCTCAAGATCGAATTCAGTTTGTAATATCATCTTTCTTTGGGGAAGTTGTGTCTCTTTCCACTCATCCATATGGTTGTCGTGTCATACAG AGGGTTCTTGAGCATTGCGATGATCCTAAAACACAACAAATTATAATGGATGAAATCATGAATTCAGTCTGCACTCTGGCACAAGATCAGTATGGAAATTATGTTATTCAG CACGTCCTACAACATGGGAAACCCCATGAACGATCTATTATAATAGAAAAGCTCGCAGGACAGATTGTGAAGATGAGCCAACAAAAGTTTGCTTCTAATGTTGTTGAAAAGTGCTTGACATTTGGCGGTCCTGAAGAACGGCAACTTTTGGTGAATGAGATGCTAGGTTCCACAGACGAAAATGAGCCTTTACAG GCTATGATGAAAGATCAATTTGGCAACTACGTGGTGCAAAAAGTTTTAGAGACTTGTGATGATCATAGCCGTGAAATAATTCTCTCTCGCATCAAGGTGCATCTAAATGCTCTGAAGAGGTACACCTATGGAAAGCACATTGTTTCTCGGGTTGAAAAGCTTGTAACCGCTGGTG AAAGGCACATTGCGCTGTCTTCTTCTAATTCGTCGCGAGGCATTTCAAGCTAG
- the LOC108206218 gene encoding transketolase, chloroplastic: MNIKINQASSLTHPSPTTTTAMACSSALLRHHPTLLHHTPKPHSPKLCSTPNQLNPHQSLKLSWKQELIKTFPKEKPCTPDPNLLNTDDIIEMDEEKLEEMVDKRCVDNVRMLILDSVNHAKAGHPGMALGMAEVGFYLYRHVMKFNPENPGWFNRDRFVLSAGHGCLLQYVCLHLAGFQSVQIEDLQRLCKLGSRTPGHPENVVTDGIERVAFCLGPLGQGVANAVGLALAEAHLAARFNKPDAVIVDHRTFCIMGDGCAMEGIAHEAASLAAHWKLNKLMLIYDDNQNTIDGGTDLAFSENISARFEALGWNTITVNDIHENIRSFKNALQDAFNETGKPTFIRVKTVIGKLSKKEGTSKAHHGTFDEDDTRHMRARVCWDDREPFHVIPMLYKEMKAKAESGKLLEKKWLSKLNYFQSKYPDEAAQFKLLLSGGMVPGWEYSLPTWSTSDPLDATRGYSEKCLNNLAKLLPGLIGGSADLATSNKAYLHGYEDFQQPKSPWGRNIRYGVREHAMAGISNGMALHGSGLIPFAATFLTFSDYMKNAIRLSALSHAGVIYIMTHDSIGLGEDGPTHQPVEQLAGLRAVPRLLVFRPADGNETAGAYKVAVANRDRPSLIALSRQKVAANIEGTSADAVERGGYIVSDNSGNSLPELILIGTGSELCLCEGSADALRKEGNKVRVVSLVCWRLFDMQLEEYKENALPSCVAKRMSVEAGSPIGWREYVGDRGMVVGVTDFGRSGAYLDTFQEFGFTEENVTKIARSLLNS; encoded by the exons ATGAACATAAAAATCAACCAAGCTAGCTCACTGACTCATCCATCTCCGACCACCACCACCGCCATGGCCTGCTCCTCCGCTCTCCTCCGCCACCACCCAACTCTCCTCCACCACACCCCGAAACCCCACTCCCCCAAGCTCTGCTCCACACCAAACCAACTCAACCCTCACCAATCCCTCAAGCTCTCATGGAAACAAGAGCTCATCAAAACCTTCCCAAAAGAAAAGCCCTGCACCCCAGATCCAAATCTGCTAAACACTGATGACATAATAGAAATGGATGAGGAGAAGCTAGAAGAAATGGTGGACAAGAGGTGTGTGGACAATGTGAGAATGCTGATATTGGATTCTGTGAACCATGCCAAAGCTGGGCATCCAGGGATGGCTCTGGGAATGGCTGAAGTTGGGTTTTATTTGTACAGGCATGTCATGAAGTTTAATCCCGAGAATCCCGGGTGGTTCAATAGGGATAGGTTTGTTTTGAGTGCTGGACATGGCTGTTTGCTTCAGTATGTTTGTCTCCATCTTGCCGGCTTCCAATCTGTTCAG ATCGAAGACCTTCAACGTTTATGCAAGCTAGGGAGTCGAACCCCTGGGCACCCGGAGAATGTGGTGACAGATGGAATTGAA AGGGTTGCATTCTGTTTAGGTCCCCTGGGACAAGGTGTAGCAAATGCGGTTGGTCTTGCCCTGGCTGAAGCTCATTTAGCAGCTCGGTTCAATAAACCTGATGCTGTCATCGTTGATCATAGAAC ATTTTGCATAATGGGAGATGGGTGTGCAATGGAAGGTATAGCACACGAGGCGGCTTCGCTTGCCGCTCATTGGAAACTCAACAAGCTTATGCTAATCTATGATGATAACCAAAATACAATTGACGGAGGCACTGATCTTGcattttctgaaaatatatcTGCACGATTTGAGGCTCTTGGTTGGAATACAATCACGGTCAATGACATTCATGAAAACATCAGATCATTCAAGAATGCGCTTCAAGATGCCTTTAATGAAACCGGGAAACCGACATTCATCCGG GTGAAAACTGTAATAGGGAAATTGTCAAAGAAAGAAGGAACATCAAAAGCTCATCATGGTACTTTCGATGAAGATGATACAAGACATATGAGGGCGAGAGTTTGTTGGGATGACCGTGAGCCTTTTCATGTCATTCCCATGTTATATAA AGAAATGAAAGCGAAAGCAGAGAGTGGAAAGTTGTTGGAGAAGAAATGGCTTTCTAAGCTTAATTATTTCCAAAGCAAATACCCTGATGAAGCGGCCCAGTTTAAACTCTTACTTAGCGGTGGCATGGTTCCTGGCTGGGAGTACTCATTGCCG ACATGGTCAACATCTGATCCACTAGATGCTACTCGAGGTTATTCGGAAAAATGTTTGAATAATCTTGCAAAGCTGCTTCCGGGACTAATTGGTGGAAGCGCAGATCTTGCAACCTCTAATAAAGCTTATCTTCATGGCTACGAAGATTTCCAGCAACCAAAATCCCCATGGGGACGCAACATTCGTTATGGAGTGAGGGAGCATGCAATGGCTGGAATATCAAATGGTATGGCATTGCACGGAAGCGGATTAATACCATTTGCAGCCACTTTTCTCACCTTCTCAGATTACATGAAAAATGCTATTCGTCTCTCTGCATTAAGCCACGCCGGAGTTATATACATAATGACTCATGACTCAATTGGCCTTGGGGAAGATGGACCAACCCACCAACCGGTGGAGCAGCTGGCTGGCCTAAGAGCAGTTCCTCGCCTGCTAGTTTTTCGACCAGCTGACGGGAATGAGACTGCTGGAGCTTATAAAGTGGCAGTTGCAAATCGTGACAGGCCTAGTCTTATTGCATTGTCAAGGCAAAAGGTGGCAGCAAACATAGAAGGAACATCTGCTGATGCAGTTGAAAGAGGTGGGTACATAGTCAGTGACAACTCAGGAAATTCACTTCCTGAGCTTATATTGATCGGGACAGGATCCGAACTATGTCTTTGTGAAGGGAGCGCTGATGCCTTGCGAAAAGAAGGGAACAAAGTGAGGGTTGTATCCTTAGTTTGTTGGAGGCTTTTTGATATGCAGCTAGAGGAATACAAGGAGAATGCACTGCCTTCATGTGTGGCAAAGCGGATGAGCGTTGAGGCAGGCTCTCCGATTGGTTGGAGAGAGTATGTGGGAGACAGAGGAATGGTGGTAGGAGTCACAGATTTCGGGAGGAGTGGTGCATATTTGGATACATTCCAGGAATTTGGCTTTACAGAAGAGAATGTCACAAAAATTGCCAGGTCACTCTTAAACAGTTGA
- the LOC108206219 gene encoding GCN5-related N-acetyltransferase 8 has protein sequence MQAAEVASPLSEAPELTNTHQLFTRIRLATISDIPYIYRLLHQVAIFQNLTHLFATTESSLAATLFPTTPNPPTPFHSFTGFILETSPSPIPIISETSEHFTPVQKTLTLDKPILDSEKELFCSDGKDIVVSGLVLFFPNYSSFLAKPGFHVEDLCVRECYRRKGLGKMLLSAVAKQAAKMGYGRVEWVVLEWNMNAIKFYEEMGAKILPEWRTCRLAGETLEAYGDAEE, from the coding sequence atgCAGGCCGCAGAAGTAGCATCACCTCTGTCTGAAGCACCGGAACTCACTAACACCCACCAGCTGTTCACACGGATCCGCCTCGCCACAATCTCTGATATACCATACATTTACAGACTCCTCCACCAAGTAGCCATATTTCAAAATCTAACTCACCTCTTTGCCACCACCGAGTCATCACTAGCTGCCACACTCTTCCCTACCACTCCAAATCCACCAACCCCGTTCCACTCATTCACCGGCTTCATTCTTGAAACCTCTCCAAGCCCAATTCCCATAATCTCAGAAACTTCTGAACATTTCACCCCAGTTCAGAAAACCTTAACTCTTGACAAGCCTATACTCGACTCAGAGAAAGAACTGTTCTGTTCAGATGGTAAGGACATTGTCGTATCTGGGCTTGTGCTGTTTTTTCCTAACTACTCATCATTTTTAGCAAAACCTGGGTTTCACGTAGAGGATTTGTGTGTGAGGGAGTGTTATCGGAGGAAGGGTTTAGGGAAAATGCTGTTGTCTGCTGTTGCAAAACAAGCGGCGAAAATGGGGTATGGGAGAGTGGAATGGGTAGTGTTGGAATGGAATATGAATGCAATAAAATTTTACGAAGAAATGGGTGCTAAGATCTTGCCGGAATGGAGGACTTGTAGATTGGCCGGTGAGACTCTTGAAGCTTATGGTGATGCAGAAGAATAA
- the LOC108206548 gene encoding GCN5-related N-acetyltransferase 8, with product MAAAAGPPLPSEPPTPTDTRPKNHPLFAQIRLANISDVPYLHKLIHQMAEFEQLTHLFATTESSLAATLFPTTHRPPPFHSFTVFILETSPNPFPPIQENPNFTPIQKTLILDNSVADPEKELFWSMGNDVVVSGFVLFFPNYSTFLSKPGFYVEDLFVRECYRRKGLGKMLLSAVAKQAAKMGFGRVEWVVLDWNVNAIRFYEGMGAKVLPEWRICRLSGEALEAYNTN from the coding sequence ATGGCCGCCGCAGCTGGACCCCCCCTCCCCTCTGAGCCACCCACCCCCACCGACACCCGCCCCAAGAACCACCCACTCTTCGCCCAGATCCGTCTCGCCAACATCTCTGACGTCCCCTACCTCCACAAACTCATCCACCAAATGGCCGAGTTCGAGCAATTGACTCACCTCTTCGCCACCACTGAGTCATCACTCGCCGCCACTCTCTTTCCCACCACTCACCGCCCACCCCCTTTTCACTCCTTCACCGTCTTCATCCTCGAGACCTCCCCAAACCCTTTTCCCCCAATTCAAGAAAACCCTAATTTCACCCCCATTCAGAAAACCCTAATTCTCGACAACTCGGTAGCCGACCCGGAAAAGGAGCTGTTCTGGAGCATGGGAAATGACGTGGTGGTATCTGGGTTCGTCCTGTTTTTCCCGAATTATTCGACGTTTCTGTCGAAACCCGGGTTTTATGTGGAGGACTTGTTTGTGAGGGAGTGTTATAGGAGGAAGGGTTTGGGGAAAATGCTGTTGTCTGCGGTGGCGAAACAAGCGGCGAAGATGGGGTTTGGGAGAGTTGAGTGGGTTGTGTTGGATTGGAATGTGAATGCTATTCGGTTTTACGAAGGGATGGGGGCTAAGGTTTTGCCTGAGTGGAGGATTTGTCGATTGTCTGGTGAGGCTCTCGAAGCCTATAATACTAATTAA
- the LOC108209198 gene encoding N6-adenosine-methyltransferase non-catalytic subunit MTB, with the protein MVSPGRIRNPVKREVEENPDLKSDRVKEEEEWDGDDKRKHRSSRSKRSGNGEDSEGVDSSARKRTGDRNESRKRSAGSSRIGGSDEDDYESKKELRSKQMKKKQDESALEKLSNWYQDGEAADNKHDGVYKSGKRGHGRADEHERHGRADEHERHGRADENERKDLASKLLDQDNIQSKNKVKNERVNDVEIEKGDRSSKGRDDSWSNRQRNREDSRDNWRRRQPNIHDKDFKDGDTVYDHGRERDLQRRGRDWIDNDRPQGRFGGRKDGIRTEAVKTSSNYGIENYDVIEIQTKSFDYAREEPKFPSDRSNEAGQQADTKLPPNDKDDAYQQENRAGKVDLYGSGQPVEDSKDRFMDDGPSRDQNSWRGEIDSPSGNARGEKGARFNAGKANGQSSSGGSQPRHVNEETGSFNRAVPGGNRGNRIGGRGRGRPTGRENQQIPMPVPMVGSPFGPLGMPPHGAMPPLNHNMSPGPGPPIPPGVFIPPFSPPVVWPGPRGMDMNMLGVPPGISPVPPGPSGPRFSPNIGPPPNPAMFYNQPGSGRGGSPNMSGVNFNVMVPSGRGQTQEKPTGGWVPPRSNVPHGKAPSRGEQNDYSQNFVDTGMRPQNYIRELELTSVVEDYPKLRELIQKKDEIVTNSATAPMYYKSDLREQVLSPEFFGTKFDVILVDPPWEEYVHRAPGVTDHMESWTFEEIQNLKIEAIADTPSFIFLWVGDGLGLEQGRLCLKKWGFRRCEDICWVKTNKTTATPGLRHDSRTLFQRSKEHCLMGIKGTVRRSTDGHIIHANIDTDVIIAEEPPYGSTAKPEDMYRIIEHFCLGRRRLELFGEDHNIRSGWLTVGKDLSSSNFNSEAYIRNFADKDGKIWQGGGGRNPPPEAGHLVVTTPDIESLRPKSPMKNQLQMQQQHSNSITLTSANSGNKRPGNMPQMYNGPGMSEEASNSFNNPPQMPWPPQMEGFRGGDVGVMGSEDKVFDMYGYNAPFVQPPGDYPDYESHRSMNML; encoded by the exons ATGGTTTCACCCGGAAGAATCCGGAATCCAGTGAAAAGGGAAGTAGAGGAGAATCCGGATTTGAAGAGTGATAGAGTGAAAGAGGAGGAAGAATGGGATGGCGATGATAAGAGGAAACACAGGTCAAGTAGGTCTAAAAGGAGCGGGAATGGGGAGGACAGTGAAGGAGTGGACAGCAGTGCAAGGAAGAGAACTGGTGACAGAAATGAAAGTCGGAAGAGGTCAGCTGGCTCAAGCAGAATTGGTGGTAGTGATGAAGATGATTATGAAAGTAAAAAGGAGTTGCGTTCTAAGCAGATGAAGAAGAAACAAGATGAAAGCGCACTTGAGAAACTGAGCAATTGGTATCAGGATGGAGAAGCAGCTGATAATAAGCATGACGGTGTCTACAAATCTGGTAAGAGAGGACATGGTCGAGCTGATGAACATGAGAGACATGGTCGCGCTGATGAACATGAGAGACATGGCCGAGCTGATGAGAATGAGAGAAAAGATTTGGCATCAAAACTTTTGGATCAGGACAACATCCAGAgcaaaaataaagtaaaaaatgAAAGAGTAAATGATGTAGAAATTGAAAAGGGTGATAGATCTTCTAAAGGAAGAGATGATAGCTGGAGCAACAGGCAAAGGAACAGAGAGGATTCCAGAGACAACTGGAGGAGAAGGCAACCCAACATTCATGACAAAGATTTTAAAGACGGGGACACAGTTTATGATCACGGCAGAGAAAGGGATTTGCAGCGACGTGGCCGGGACTGGATAGACAATGACAGGCCTCAAGGTCGATTTGGTGGTAGAAAAGATGGGATCAGAACTGAAGCTGTGAAAACCTCATCAAATTATGGAATTGAAAATTATGACGTGATAGAAATTCAAACCAAATCCTTTGATTATGCCAGAGAGGAACCTAAATTTCCCTCTGACAGGAGCAATGAAGCTGGTCAGCAAGCTGATACTAAATTGCCACCCAATGACAAAGATGATGCTTATCAACAGGAGAATAGAGCAGGAAAGGTGGATTTATATGGGTCTGGACAACCTGTTGAAGATTCTAAGGATAGGTTTATGGATGATGGTCCTTCACGGGATCAAAATTCTTGGAGGGGTGAGATTGACTCTCCTTCCGGGAATGCAAGGGGTGAGAAAGGTGCTAGATTTAATGCTGGCAAAGCTAATGGCCAAAGTTCAAGTGGTGGTTCACAACCTCGACATGTAAATGAGGAAACAGGTTCCTTTAATAGAGCTGTTCCAGGTGGAAATAGAGGAAATCGAATTGGTGGGAGAGGAAGGGGTAGGCCTACTGGGCGAGAGAATCAACAAATTCCAATGCCAGTACCCATGGTGGGATCACCTTTTGGACCACTTGGAATGCCTCCACATGGAGCAATGCCACCACTTAATCATAACATGTCTCCTGGTCCTGGTCCTCCTATCCCCCCCGGTGTCTTTATTCCACCGTTCTCGCCTCCTGTTGTTTGGCCCGGACCTCGTGGCATGGATATGAATATGTTGGGTGTTCCACCAGGTATCTCTCCTGTCCCTCCTGGACCATCTGGGCCCAGATTTTCTCCAAATATAGGTCCTCCACCAAATCCTGCTATGTTTTATAATCAACCAGGCTCTGGCAGAGGGGGATCCCCAAATATGTCTGGAGTGAATTTTAATGTTATGGTACCATCTGGGCGTGGACAGACACAAGAAAAACCCACTGGTGGCTGGGTCCCCCCTAGAAGTAATGTCCCTCATGGTAAAGCTCCTTCCAGGGGAGAGCAAAACGATTACTCACAAAACTTTGTAGACACTGGTATGCGTCCACAAAATTACATCAGGGAGCTAGAACTCACTAGTGTTGTGGAGGACTACCCTAAACTTAGAGAGCTTATACAAAAGAAGGACGAGATCGTAACCAACTCTGCTACTGCTCCCATGTATTACAAGTCCGACCTTCGTGAACAGGTTTTATCACCAGAATTCTTTGGGACGAAGTTTGACGTCATTCTTGTGGATCCACCTTGGGAGGAATATGTTCACCGAGCTCCTGGGGTCACTGACCATATGGAGTCTTGGACATTTGAAGAAATTCAGAATCTTAAAATTGAG GCAATAGCTGATACGCCTTCTTTTATATTTCTATGGGTTGGTGATGGTCTTGGCCTGGAGCAGGGAAGGCTATGTCTAAAGAAG TGGGGTTTTCGTAGGTGTGAAGACATATGTTGGGTTAAGACAAACAAAACAACGGCAACTCCTGGATTACGCCATGATTCACGTACTCTGTTTCAACGCTCAAAG GAACACTGTTTGATGGGCATAAAAGGAACTGTTCGCCGCAGTACAGATGGTCATATAATCCATGCAAACATCGACACTGATGTAATTATAGCCGAGGAACCTCCCTATG GTTCAACTGCAAAGCCTGAAGACATGTACCGGATCATTGAGCATTTCTGCCTTGGTCGCAGGAGGCTTGAACTATTTGGTGAAGATCACAATATTCGGTCAGGCTGGTTGACTGTCGGTAAAGATCTATCATCATCAAATTTTAACTCTGAG GCATATATCAGGAATTTTGCAGATAAGGATGGGAAGATTTGGCAAGGAGGTGGTGGACGAAATCCACCACCAGAAGCTGGTCATCTTGTTGTCACAACTCCTGATATTGAGTCTCTTCGTCCCAAGTCACCAATGAAGAACCAGCTTCAAATGCAGCAGCAGCATTCCAACTCTATTACTCTGACGTCAGCCAATTCGGGAAACAAGAGGCCAGGGAATATGCCGCAAATGTATAATGGGCCTGGAATGAGTGAAGAAGCGTCTAATAGCTTTAATAATCCACCTCAAATGCCTTGGCCTCCACAAATGGAAGGGTTCAGAGGAGGGGATGTAGGTGTTATGGGATCAGAGGATAAAGTTTTTGACATGTATGGATACAATGCACCTTTTGTGCAGCCTCCGGGAGATTATCCAGATTATGAATCTCACAGGTCAATGAATATGTTGTAG